In one window of Pseudochaenichthys georgianus chromosome 5, fPseGeo1.2, whole genome shotgun sequence DNA:
- the eevs gene encoding LOW QUALITY PROTEIN: 2-epi-5-epi-valiolone synthase (The sequence of the model RefSeq protein was modified relative to this genomic sequence to represent the inferred CDS: inserted 2 bases in 1 codon), giving the protein MGKVNLEDNDTKEKKTEFSLVRVKDTWKCKRGKKVTADNVSAAKIYESITENSTSWTVVSPIVFTYKVTETRDLLDPSNQTLLLGHINDPQQLEDMNKSNKQIRRFLVVDQEVYKFYGPKLTEYLEANKVLYKILALPTTEENKSMTMALKILEEVNNFSLXTEPIIAIGGGVCLDIVGLAASLYRRRTPYIRVPTTLLSYIDASVGAKTGVNFANCKNKLGAYIPPVAAFLDLSFIQTVPRRQISNGLAEMLKMALMKHRGLFELLETHGRMLLDTKFQADNRVYGRNCMQVASQATRIAIVTMLEELAPNLWEDDLNRLVDFGHLISPALEMKVLPSLLHGEAVNIDMSYMVYVSKGRGLLTEEEKHRIINCMVGLELLVWHEAFTMELIQKSLQDRLKHSGGLVRMPLPVALGEAEISNDTSCEILHRAYVKWCDELSVSSDSNSDS; this is encoded by the exons ATGGGAAAGGTTAATCTCGAGGATAATGACACCAAAGAGAAGAAAACAGAGTTTAGCTTAGTACGGGTCAAAGATACCTGgaagtgcaaaagagggaaaaaggtcACAGCTGATAATGTGTCTGCTGCAAAAAT TTATGAGAGCATCACCGAAAACAGCACCAGTTGGACAGTGGTCAGCCCCATCGTCTTCACTTACAAGGTTACTGAGACCCGGGACTTGCTGGACCCGAGCAACCAAACGCTCCTGCTGGGACACATCAACGACCCGCAACAGTTGGAGGACATGAACAAATCAAACAAGCAAATTAGACGCTTTTTGGTTGTAGACCAAGAAGTCTACAAGTTTTACGGTCCCAAGCTCACTGAATATTTGGAGGCCAACAAGGTCCTGTACAAGATTTTAGCTCTACCCACAACTGAGGAGAACAAATCCATGACAATGGCCTTGAAGATCCTAGAGGAAGTCAACAACTTCTCCCT CACAGAGCCCATCATTGCCATTGGTGGAGGGGTGTGCCTGGACATAGTGGGCCTGGCTGCCTCACTCTACAGAAGACGGACCCCTTACATCAGGGTCCCGACCACTCTGCTCTCCTACATCGATGCCAGCGTGGGAGCAAAGACTGGGGTTAACTTTGCAAACTGCAAGAACAAGTTAGGTGCCTACATCCCCCCCGTAGCTGCCTTCCTTGATCTGTCCTTCATACAAACTGTTCCACGACGACAGATCTCAAACGGGCTAGCTGAGATGTTAAAG ATGGCCTTGATGAAACACAGAGGCCTCTTCGAACTTCTTGAAACACATGGCCGTATGCTGTTGGACACTAAATTCCAAGCTGACAACAGGGTATACGGACGCAACTGCATGCAGGTGGCATCACAAGCAACTCGTATAGCCATCGTGACCATGCTGGAGGAACTTGCCCCAAACCTTTGGGAGGATGACCTGAACAGACTTGTCGACTTTGGTCACCTCATCAGCCCAGCATTAGAGATG AAAGTTCTCCCATCTCTGCTGCATGGTGAAGCAGTGAACATTGATATGTCTTACATGGTTTACGTGTCCAAAGGGAGAGGTCTATTGACAGAAGAAGAAAAGCACAGGATCATCAACTGCATGGTGGGCCTGGAGCTGCTTGTCTGGCATGAGGCGTTTACCATGGAGCTCATACAGAAGTCTCTGCAGGACAGGCTGAAGCATTCGGGAGGCTTGGTCCGAATGCCACTCCCTGTTGCTCTTGGGGAAGCGG